A window of Salvelinus alpinus chromosome 31, SLU_Salpinus.1, whole genome shotgun sequence contains these coding sequences:
- the LOC139561537 gene encoding putative nuclease HARBI1 isoform X2 — protein sequence MKAQNCVFLSALTMACPFVRDVVDEEALVLRRAFRRERVFRDRLDPLAFPDDHLYERYRFSADGIRYLCRLLGPRIKHRTARSHALSVEQMVCVALRFFASGAFLYSVGDAEQLNKATICRTIRSVCLAIKALADVFISFPGHRRLCDIKEEFYRIAGFPNVIGAVDCTHIRIKAPSGAHEADFVNRKSFHSINVQMVCNADCVISNVVAKWPGSVHDSRIFRASEIYHKVNSLVCCWETGGMAASLFS from the exons atgaaggcccaaaattgtgtgttcctttctgctctgacaatggcatgcccattcgtgcgagatgtggtggatgaagaagcacttgtgctgaggagagccttcaggcgagaaagggtcttcagggaccggttggacccactggccttccctgatgaccatctatatgaaagatacaggttttctgcagatggcatcaggtatctatgcagactactgggtcccaggattaagcaccgcactgcacggagccatgcactgagtgtggagcaaatggtttgtgtggccttgcgcttttttgctagtggagccttcctgtactcagtgggggatgcagaacagctgaacaaggccacaatttgccgcacaataaggagtgtgtgtctggctatcaaagcattagcagatgtcttcatctccttccctggccacagaagactctgtgacatcaaagaggagttctataggattgcag gtttccccaatgtcattggtgcagtggactgcacacacataaggataaaagccccctcaggtgcccatgaggccgattttgtgaataggaaatcctttcacagcattaatgttcag atggtctgcaatgctgactgtgtgatcagcaatgttgtggcaaaatggcctggctcagtccatgactccagaatctttcgggcctctgaaatctatcacaag gtgaattctctggtgtgttgctgggagacagggggtatggctgccagccttttctcctga
- the LOC139561537 gene encoding uncharacterized protein isoform X1: protein MINFLIFLLKTRQKYQVIFCSVTPLNVCVCVCVCRLNMNGPKRTWQQVKIKYKNILQNAVKKNTHRQGTGGGSPKADLTPAEDMALELNKGRPVLEGIPGGKETSIGSSQDATRFIQVSGSTVFLLEPPAQAPDDADPGEGPSAAATAHDGDDDEEETISLDSRRHEDPDAIQWENQPGNISSQAIRKLYGNHLRRQIELADIDIQYKKKKMENLALESEIKKRTIRKLDLEIKKLERELQEDDTAQNKN, encoded by the exons atgataaattttttgatatttttactgaaaacaagacaaaaataccaagtaattttttgcagtgtgactccattaaatgtgtgtgtgtgtgtgtgtgtgtgtagattaaacatgaacgggccaaaacggacatggcagcaggtcaaaatcaaatacaagaacattctgcagaatg cagtgaaaaagaatacccacagacaaggcacgggtggtgggtcaccaaaggctgaccttaccccagcagaggacatggccttggagctaaataaaggcaggcccgtcttagaggggatccctggggggaaagagacgagcataggttcctcccaagatgccacccgcttcattcaag tgtctggcagcactgtgttcctgttagagccaccagcacaagcaccagatgatgctgatcca ggtgaaggccccagtgcagcagcaacagcacatgatggagacgatgatgaggaggagaccatctctctggattccagaaggcatgag gacccagatgctatacagtgggaaaaccagcctggcaacata agctcacaagctatcagaaagttgtatggcaaccacctccggcgccaaatagaactggcagacatagacattcagtacaagaagaaaaagatggaaaatcttgcactggagtccgaaataaaaaagaggacaattaggaaactggaccttgaaataaaaaaacttgagagggag ctccaagaagatgacacagctcaaaataaaaattag
- the LOC139561614 gene encoding repetin-like: MDGEPYSLYNALHLTRSPPPPPPGVQGQTEDHTQEEAGSWVQGQAEGHTQEEAGSWVQGQAEGHTQEEAGSWVQGQAEGHTQEEGGRWVQGQAEGHTQEEGGRWVQGQAEGHTQEEAGSWVQGQAEGHTQEEAGSWVQGQAEGHTQEEAGSWVQGQAEGHTQEETGSWVQGQAEGHKQEEAGSWVQGQAEGHKQEEAGSWVQGQAEGHTQEEAGSWVQGQAEGHTQEEAGNWVQGQAEGHTQEEAGSWVQGQAEGYTQEEAGSWVQGQAEGHTQEEAGSWVQGQAEGHTQEEAGSWVQGQAEGHKQEEAGSWVQGQAEGHTQEEAGSWVQGQAEGHTQEEAGSWVQGQAEGHKQEEAGSWVQGQAEGHTQEEAGSWVQGQAEGHKQEEAGSWVQGQAEGHTQEEAGSWVQGQAEGHTQEEAGSWVQGQAEGHTQEEAGSWVQGQAEGHTQEEAGSWVQGQAEGHKQEEAGSWVQGQAEGHTQEEAGSWVQGQAEGHKQEEAGSWVQGQAEGHTQEEAGNWVQGQAEGHTQEEAGSWVQGQAEGYTQEEAGSWVQGQAEGHTQEEAGSWVQGQAEGHTQEEAGSWVQGQAEGHKQEEAGSWVQGQAEGHTQEEAGSWVQGQAEGHKQEEAGSWVQGQAEGHTQEEAGSWVQGQAEGHTQEEAGSWVQGQAEGHTQEEAGSWVQGQAEGHTQGSPKRQQYRQGKG; this comes from the exons ATGGACGGAG aaccctattccttatataatgcattacatttgaccagatcccccccccccccccccccgggggtCCAGGGACAGACAGAagatcatacacaggaggaggcaggtagctgggtccaggggcaggcagaaggtcatacacaggaggaggcaggtagctgggtccaggggcaggcagaaggtcatacacaggaggaggcaggtagctgggtccaggggcaggcagaaggtcatacacaggaggagggaggtagatgggtccaggggcaggcagaaggtcatacacaggaggagggaggtagatgggtccaggggcaggcagaaggtcatacacaggaggaagcaggtagctgggtccaggggcaggcagaaggtcatacacaggaggaagcaggtagctgggtccaggggcaggcagaaggtcatacacaggaggaggcaggtagctgggtccaggggcaggcagaaggtcatacacaggaggagacaggtagctgggtccaggggcaggcagaaggtcataaacaggaggaggcaggtagctgggtccaggggcaggcagaaggtcataaacaggaggaggcaggtagctgggtccagggacaggcagaaggtcatacacaggaggaggcaggtagctgggtccaggggcaggcagaaggtcatacacaggaggaggcaggtaactgggtccaggggcaggcagaaggtcatacacaggaggaggcaggtagctgggtccagggacaggcagaaggttatacacaggaggaggcaggtagctgggtccaggggcaggcagaaggtcatacacaggaggaggcaggtagctgggtccaggggcaggcagaaggtcatacacaggaggaggcaggtagctgggtccaggggcaggcagaaggtcataaacaggaggaggcag gtagctgggtccaggggcaggcagaaggtcatacacaggaggaggcaggtagctgggtccaggggcaggcagaaggtcatacacaggaggaggcaggtagctgggtccaggggcaggcagaaggtcataaacaggaggaggcaggtagctgggtccaggggcaggcagaaggtcatacacaggaggaggcaggtagctgggtccaggggcaggcagaaggtcataaacaggaggaggcaggtagctgggtccaggggcaggcagaaggtcatacacaggaggaggcaggtagctgggtccaggggcaggcagaaggtcatacacaggaggaggcaggtagctgggtccaggggcaggcagaaggtcatacacaggaggaggcaggtagctgggtccaggggcaggcagaaggtcatacacaggaggaggcaggtagctgggtccaggggcaggcagaaggtcataaacaggaggaggcaggtagctgggtccaggggcaggcagaaggtcatacacaggaggaggcaggtagctgggtccaggggcaggcagaaggtcataaacaggaggaggcaggtagctgggtccaggggcaggcagaaggtcatacacaggaggaggcaggtaactgggtccaggggcaggcagaaggtcatacacaggaggaggcaggtagctgggtccagggacaggcagaaggttatacacaggaggaggcaggtagctgggtccaggggcaggcagaaggtcatacacaggaggaggcaggtagctgggtccaggggcaggcagaaggtcatacacaggaggaggcaggtagctgggtccaggggcaggcagaaggtcataaacaggaggaggcaggtagctgggtccaggggcaggcagaaggtcatacacaggaggaggcaggtagctgggtccaggggcaggcagaaggtcataaacaggaggaggcaggtagctgggtccaggggcaggcagaaggtcatacacaggaggaggcaggtagctgggtccaggggcaggcagaaggtcatacacaggaggaggcaggtagctgggtccaggggcaggcagaaggtcatacacaggaggaggcaggtagctgggtccagggacaggcagaaggtcatacacaggggagtccaaaaaggcaacagtacaggcagggaaaaggctag